Proteins co-encoded in one Candidatus Bathyarchaeota archaeon genomic window:
- a CDS encoding type II toxin-antitoxin system RelE/ParE family toxin, whose amino-acid sequence MGKYSLKVTKRFEKDFRKFEIKLRRRLDSAIRKLETNPYLGKPLRGELMGKRSLRVGDYRVIYAVDEDKKVVILFTVGHRKAVYG is encoded by the coding sequence CTGGGGAAATATAGCCTCAAAGTTACTAAGCGTTTTGAGAAGGATTTTCGTAAGTTTGAAATTAAGTTGAGGAGAAGGTTGGATTCTGCCATAAGAAAGTTGGAAACTAATCCTTATTTGGGAAAGCCTCTTAGAGGAGAACTAATGGGTAAGCGAAGTTTGAGGGTTGGAGATTATAGGGTTATTTATGCTGTGGATGAAGACAAGAAGGTTGTTATACTTTTTACTGTGGGGCATAGAAAAGCAGTATATGGTTAA
- a CDS encoding YggU family protein, which produces MNIKQAENGTILQIYVKPKSKSFTVKLENNKIVVYCTEPPTKGKANKEIEKKLSKILKTKVKIISGLKSQQKQILIQNLTLKRSNSYFQDLKVRKEQFKTLKEDLKFKASIVQLILNGKVEEAIKLLSKHYEVPTPKLKIGMPKGHLKNAACYIQKTKTIHFSKRETFQNPHIVLHEFYHHLRTSTDKHGGIEKNADKFAEKFLEAYKKLAGS; this is translated from the coding sequence ATGAACATCAAACAAGCAGAGAACGGAACAATTCTCCAAATCTATGTTAAACCGAAATCAAAAAGCTTCACAGTTAAACTAGAAAACAACAAAATAGTTGTCTACTGCACAGAACCACCAACAAAAGGAAAAGCAAACAAAGAAATAGAAAAGAAACTCTCAAAAATACTAAAAACAAAAGTAAAGATAATCTCCGGCCTCAAATCCCAACAAAAACAAATCCTAATCCAAAACTTAACATTGAAGAGGTCAAACAGTTACTTTCAAGATTTAAAGGTTAGAAAGGAGCAATTTAAAACATTGAAAGAAGATTTGAAGTTTAAAGCATCGATCGTCCAATTAATCCTAAACGGAAAAGTCGAAGAAGCAATAAAACTCCTAAGCAAACACTACGAAGTACCAACCCCAAAACTCAAAATCGGAATGCCAAAAGGCCACCTAAAAAACGCAGCATGCTACATACAAAAAACAAAAACAATCCACTTCTCAAAAAGAGAAACCTTCCAAAACCCACACATAGTCCTACACGAATTCTACCACCACCTAAGAACTTCAACCGACAAACACGGAGGAATAGAAAAAAACGCAGATAAATTTGCAGAAAAATTCCTAGAAGCCTACAAAAAATTAGCTGGCTCATGA
- a CDS encoding CBS domain-containing protein, with the protein MSLKVEDVMVKDVVTIGHRASVKRAAEVMNRYEIGCLIVVRRNRAVGIVTERDMLKRVVAKALDPRKTRVEEIMSKPLIVVEPDVDLEDAVKLMFEMRIKKLPVVKDGRLVGLVSMTDVARFEPHMMDVIKKLAAQQAVPKRMKKVMCYYIS; encoded by the coding sequence GTGTCGCTTAAGGTTGAGGATGTGATGGTTAAGGATGTTGTTACTATTGGCCATAGAGCTAGTGTTAAGCGTGCTGCTGAGGTTATGAACAGGTATGAGATTGGTTGTTTGATTGTTGTTAGGCGTAATAGGGCTGTTGGGATTGTTACTGAGCGTGATATGCTTAAGCGGGTTGTTGCTAAGGCTTTGGATCCTAGGAAGACTAGGGTTGAGGAGATTATGTCTAAGCCTTTGATTGTTGTTGAGCCTGACGTGGATTTGGAGGATGCTGTTAAGCTTATGTTTGAGATGCGTATTAAGAAGCTTCCTGTTGTTAAGGATGGTAGGCTTGTGGGTTTGGTTTCTATGACTGATGTTGCCCGTTTTGAGCCTCATATGATGGATGTTATTAAGAAGTTGGCTGCTCAGCAGGCGGTTCCAAAGCGCATGAAGAAGGTTATGTGTTATTATATATCATGA
- a CDS encoding DMT family transporter: MKLTKSHALLILASLGFSFILIFSTLLKESGISSLQQVFSRITISLPLLLILTAGKIKLKKKDITYFAAAGLVFSAFLLSALSSIALGCPVPVTVALIYTQPFFTAIIAFISKREKITPQKLAIVITGMLGAFLASGITTLSELSLNLGILPALLGGFLYAVYLYLKRTQKKDYTPLQALFNTFLFATPITLLLGLTITVFTENPLLTSFTIPDSYQLSLLTSFAIFSTVLPYGLLNYVKTREVSPTTEGTLLLLDPALHVVWATTILKQYVTPLQYLGITLVLSSTILMLKKSKEA, from the coding sequence TTGAAGCTAACCAAAAGCCACGCACTGCTAATCCTAGCAAGCCTAGGATTCAGCTTCATCCTAATATTCTCAACCCTACTAAAAGAATCAGGAATCTCAAGCCTACAACAAGTCTTCTCAAGAATAACAATCTCACTACCACTACTACTAATATTAACAGCCGGAAAAATAAAACTAAAAAAGAAGGATATAACCTACTTCGCAGCTGCAGGACTAGTATTCTCAGCGTTCCTACTTTCCGCTTTATCCTCAATAGCCCTAGGCTGCCCAGTCCCAGTAACAGTAGCCCTCATCTACACTCAACCATTCTTCACAGCCATAATAGCATTCATATCAAAAAGAGAAAAAATAACCCCGCAAAAACTAGCAATAGTCATAACGGGCATGCTAGGCGCCTTCCTAGCAAGCGGAATAACAACACTCTCAGAACTAAGCCTAAACCTGGGAATACTCCCAGCCCTACTTGGAGGCTTCCTTTACGCAGTCTACCTCTACCTAAAAAGAACCCAAAAGAAAGATTACACACCTTTACAAGCATTATTTAATACATTCCTCTTTGCAACACCCATCACCCTACTATTAGGCTTAACAATAACAGTCTTCACGGAAAACCCGCTCCTCACAAGCTTCACCATACCAGACAGCTACCAACTTTCACTCCTAACATCCTTCGCCATCTTTAGCACAGTACTACCCTACGGACTCCTAAACTACGTCAAAACAAGAGAAGTCTCACCTACAACTGAAGGAACACTCCTACTCCTAGACCCAGCACTGCATGTCGTATGGGCAACAACCATACTAAAACAGTATGTGACACCACTCCAGTACCTGGGTATAACACTTGTATTATCCAGCACAATACTCATGTTAAAGAAAAGTAAGGAAGCCTAA
- a CDS encoding UbiD family decarboxylase — protein sequence MSLREFLKQMEAEGEVLHIKEKLSPKFEIAAIMKAMDKGPILIFEKVKGKSTKIAANVCATRERICKALNVKRENLYSKLVYAWKNPSKPKIAKDSPVKEVVREDFRLSEIPVLTHFEHDAGPYITSAIVSAKSPDKKVENVSIHRLQVLGEDKLAIRLVPRQLHKLWTMAKEADQELDVAISIGLHPAVSLAATAPLPFGVSEFEVANTLLEGKFKLIECEHVDAYAPAEAEIILEGKLSTSEEVDEGPLVDITGTYDVVRKQPTIKIVGAMHRKDYIYQALLPSGNEHKLLMGLSREVAIWETVSKVVPKVEAVNLSSGGCGWLHAIISIEKQTEGDGKNALLAAFSAHPSLKHAVVVDTDINVYNIEEVEWAIATRFQADKDLLIIKNIRGSTLDPSANQETGTTTKVGIDATRPLDKPKEKFEKAKTMTSKRVNKVIEELRKFKT from the coding sequence TTGAGTTTAAGGGAATTTCTAAAACAAATGGAAGCCGAAGGAGAAGTTTTACATATCAAGGAGAAGCTTTCGCCGAAATTTGAGATAGCAGCCATAATGAAGGCGATGGATAAAGGCCCAATACTAATTTTTGAAAAAGTTAAGGGAAAATCAACGAAAATTGCGGCGAATGTTTGTGCAACCCGGGAAAGAATATGTAAAGCCTTGAATGTTAAAAGAGAGAACCTTTACAGCAAATTAGTTTACGCTTGGAAAAACCCTTCGAAACCTAAAATTGCGAAAGATTCTCCAGTAAAGGAAGTTGTCAGGGAAGATTTTAGACTTTCAGAAATCCCCGTTCTAACCCATTTTGAACATGACGCTGGCCCATATATAACTTCAGCCATAGTTTCCGCTAAAAGCCCAGACAAAAAAGTGGAAAACGTTTCAATTCATAGACTTCAAGTTTTAGGCGAGGACAAACTAGCGATAAGACTTGTTCCCCGCCAACTACATAAACTTTGGACTATGGCAAAGGAAGCAGACCAAGAACTCGATGTTGCAATCTCCATAGGTTTACATCCAGCAGTTTCCCTAGCTGCAACTGCTCCACTGCCTTTCGGAGTAAGCGAATTCGAAGTAGCTAACACCCTTCTTGAGGGAAAGTTCAAGCTTATTGAATGCGAACATGTTGATGCTTATGCCCCAGCAGAAGCCGAAATCATACTGGAGGGAAAACTTTCAACAAGCGAGGAAGTTGACGAAGGCCCGCTTGTCGACATAACTGGAACATACGACGTTGTAAGAAAGCAGCCGACAATAAAAATTGTAGGGGCAATGCACCGAAAAGACTACATTTATCAAGCCTTACTGCCCTCTGGAAACGAACATAAGCTTTTGATGGGACTATCCCGCGAAGTAGCAATTTGGGAAACCGTTTCAAAAGTCGTTCCAAAAGTTGAAGCAGTCAACCTTTCAAGCGGAGGATGCGGATGGCTACATGCAATAATATCAATAGAAAAACAAACCGAAGGAGATGGAAAAAATGCCCTACTGGCCGCTTTCTCTGCTCATCCAAGCCTAAAACATGCAGTTGTAGTTGACACAGACATAAATGTATACAACATTGAAGAAGTAGAATGGGCAATAGCAACGAGATTCCAAGCAGACAAGGACCTACTCATAATAAAAAACATAAGAGGGTCAACATTAGATCCCTCGGCAAATCAGGAAACGGGAACTACTACCAAGGTGGGGATAGACGCCACACGTCCACTGGATAAACCTAAAGAAAAATTTGAAAAAGCAAAAACTATGACGAGTAAGAGAGTAAACAAAGTAATTGAAGAACTAAGAAAATTTAAGACTTAA
- a CDS encoding SPOUT family RNA methylase, with protein sequence MKGNFKLNEASVIVKTLRNYERVVAKLIEENFPETKVLACPLNYSGLVLVKTNVDAERLAEKIKVKVPEAEKVFPIREYINANLDSIVKSAVKLAPFLEKADSFAVRTIRRGRHDFTSIDVNVRVGAALKEAAGCKVDLDNPEKVVFVEILGPHSYLGVVDGKEFPKKKSGEKFEVRPYFRKVAVVQMPYLGGLEVAEEMGIRIGREAQTFEVGELVVAFIGGVKAKEVNAFLKGVFEGIESRYRIQTRTYAHKPHRTEVYVQNLYELVRERSSEPIIVFEPEGKPVNKVAEKLAELTIKNERVNFLIGSREGIPSGIFRFANLIVDLCPGVTIATDLAAASALTALAYALHEKLSK encoded by the coding sequence GTGAAAGGCAACTTCAAACTTAACGAAGCTTCAGTTATTGTGAAAACTTTGAGGAATTATGAGAGGGTAGTTGCTAAACTGATTGAGGAAAATTTTCCCGAGACTAAAGTTTTGGCGTGTCCCCTTAATTATTCGGGTTTGGTTTTGGTTAAAACCAATGTTGATGCTGAAAGATTGGCTGAGAAGATTAAAGTGAAGGTTCCGGAGGCAGAGAAAGTTTTTCCGATAAGGGAATATATTAATGCAAATTTGGATTCGATAGTTAAGTCTGCCGTGAAACTCGCCCCGTTTTTGGAGAAAGCTGATTCCTTTGCAGTTCGAACCATAAGAAGGGGAAGACATGATTTCACGAGCATTGACGTTAACGTGAGAGTGGGGGCTGCGCTAAAAGAGGCCGCTGGATGCAAAGTAGACCTTGACAATCCGGAAAAGGTTGTTTTTGTCGAAATTCTAGGTCCTCACAGTTATCTGGGCGTTGTAGATGGGAAAGAGTTTCCTAAAAAGAAAAGTGGCGAAAAATTTGAGGTTAGACCCTACTTTAGAAAAGTCGCCGTTGTTCAAATGCCCTACCTCGGCGGTTTAGAGGTCGCTGAAGAGATGGGGATAAGAATAGGAAGGGAAGCTCAAACATTTGAGGTCGGAGAGCTCGTAGTGGCCTTTATAGGCGGAGTGAAAGCCAAGGAAGTAAATGCCTTTCTAAAAGGAGTCTTTGAAGGAATAGAATCTCGATACAGAATTCAAACTAGAACCTATGCGCATAAGCCGCACAGAACAGAAGTTTACGTTCAAAACCTCTATGAACTTGTCAGGGAAAGAAGTTCAGAGCCGATAATAGTTTTTGAACCGGAAGGGAAGCCAGTAAACAAAGTAGCTGAGAAACTAGCAGAATTAACAATTAAAAATGAAAGGGTGAACTTTCTTATAGGCTCTAGAGAGGGAATTCCCTCCGGAATTTTCCGTTTCGCAAACTTGATAGTTGACTTATGCCCAGGAGTTACTATAGCAACCGATTTAGCTGCTGCTTCAGCCTTAACAGCACTTGCATACGCTCTTCACGAAAAACTAAGTAAATAA
- a CDS encoding NifB/NifX family molybdenum-iron cluster-binding protein — protein MEKYLRFLIPTYKPGGLNAKIFPHWKDAPIFTEVCFDENGIKELNTFELKSDALIIEKVKKRKIKGVIALSLSIRAIELLDKNGVTVYTGNVKSVQDAIQKYLRKELQIVKVVKIDQLKNE, from the coding sequence ATGGAAAAATATCTAAGATTTTTAATTCCAACATATAAACCTGGAGGATTAAATGCCAAGATATTTCCCCATTGGAAGGATGCACCGATTTTCACCGAAGTTTGTTTTGATGAAAACGGAATAAAAGAGCTTAACACTTTTGAGCTTAAGTCAGACGCTTTGATAATAGAAAAGGTAAAGAAAAGGAAGATAAAAGGAGTCATAGCTCTCTCTCTGAGTATTAGAGCAATAGAACTGCTGGACAAAAACGGAGTTACAGTTTACACGGGAAATGTGAAATCCGTCCAAGATGCTATACAAAAATATTTGAGGAAAGAATTACAGATCGTAAAAGTTGTTAAAATTGATCAGTTAAAAAATGAATAA
- a CDS encoding winged helix-turn-helix transcriptional regulator, with product MFSDEELRKVSVLFRAFGNPIRFKIVALVSETKRPLHIKAVARLLKRDYAAIYRHVKVLEKSGLLGIYEVGRSRVLYPKDEELINLFLGFAKKLTQKNN from the coding sequence ATGTTTAGTGATGAAGAATTACGTAAAGTTTCCGTTTTATTTAGGGCCTTTGGAAATCCAATTAGATTTAAAATCGTTGCGTTGGTAAGTGAAACTAAAAGGCCCTTACATATCAAGGCTGTTGCACGGCTGTTAAAGAGGGATTACGCAGCTATTTACCGTCACGTTAAGGTTCTTGAGAAAAGCGGGTTATTGGGAATATACGAAGTTGGGCGTTCACGTGTTCTATATCCAAAGGATGAGGAACTCATCAACCTTTTTCTTGGTTTTGCTAAAAAATTAACGCAAAAGAATAATTAA
- a CDS encoding RNA 2'-phosphotransferase, with the protein MKNDLKVRVSKYMSYLLRHNPEDLRMDEHGFVDLDELLAKLRERFSINKEFIFEIVEKSDRKRFEIVDNKIRALYGHTIPVKLELEEDKNVKILYHGTTSEAASKILKTGLKPMKRKWVHLSPTIEIATQIGLRRTDKPVILEIDVEAARKDGLKIYKATETVYLARHIPPKYIKRVIRT; encoded by the coding sequence ATGAAAAATGACTTGAAGGTTAGAGTAAGCAAGTACATGAGTTATCTTCTTAGGCATAATCCCGAAGACTTAAGGATGGACGAGCACGGATTTGTTGACTTGGACGAGTTGCTTGCAAAGCTTAGAGAACGTTTCAGCATTAATAAAGAATTCATTTTCGAAATAGTTGAAAAAAGCGATAGAAAACGTTTCGAAATAGTTGATAATAAGATTAGAGCGTTATATGGACATACAATTCCGGTAAAACTTGAACTGGAAGAGGATAAGAACGTTAAAATACTGTATCACGGAACAACTTCCGAAGCAGCCTCCAAAATTCTAAAAACAGGCCTAAAACCAATGAAGAGAAAATGGGTGCATCTCTCACCAACCATAGAAATAGCAACACAAATAGGACTCAGAAGAACAGATAAGCCAGTAATCCTCGAAATAGACGTAGAAGCAGCAAGAAAAGACGGCTTAAAAATATACAAAGCAACAGAAACAGTATATTTAGCCAGACACATTCCGCCAAAATACATTAAACGTGTAATTCGAACATAA
- a CDS encoding Rpp14/Pop5 family protein, translated as MPKRLRRRYLAIKLEAEEAFDKKKLTNTIWESVTKLFGEYGASKTGISAIEYRKEEKTLILRCFHHSLNMVRAAIAFITKIEETPAAMHIINISGTLKALRKNLKNEK; from the coding sequence TTGCCCAAACGCCTAAGAAGAAGATATTTGGCAATAAAGTTGGAGGCTGAAGAAGCTTTCGACAAGAAAAAATTAACAAATACCATTTGGGAATCGGTGACAAAACTTTTCGGCGAGTACGGTGCAAGCAAGACGGGAATATCTGCAATAGAGTACAGAAAAGAGGAAAAAACGCTCATTTTACGATGTTTTCACCATTCTCTCAACATGGTTAGGGCAGCCATAGCCTTTATAACAAAAATTGAGGAAACACCTGCGGCCATGCACATAATTAACATATCCGGCACTCTTAAAGCGTTAAGAAAAAACTTGAAAAATGAAAAATAG
- a CDS encoding ribosomal protein L13e, which yields MGRETPVKIEATVYKKNGKPRKGKGFSRKELEKVGLNIKEALKLGISIDKRRSSAYEENVKILENFVKTVRGAQAKKAKKPKPKTKTKKS from the coding sequence ATAGGAAGGGAAACTCCGGTGAAAATTGAAGCCACAGTTTACAAGAAAAACGGGAAACCACGTAAAGGAAAAGGTTTCAGCCGAAAAGAACTAGAGAAAGTCGGATTAAACATAAAAGAGGCGTTAAAACTTGGAATATCAATTGACAAGCGTAGAAGCTCAGCCTACGAAGAAAATGTTAAGATACTAGAAAACTTTGTTAAAACTGTAAGGGGCGCTCAGGCCAAAAAGGCTAAAAAACCAAAACCTAAAACAAAAACTAAGAAAAGCTGA
- a CDS encoding pyruvoyl-dependent arginine decarboxylase has translation MLPKEFFITSGKAVSPVSELNAFDQALKKAGIDQCNLVPVSSILPPGCKERKWKKIPAGTITFGVIARKEGEEGTTIGAGIAWAWEKNGKIGLVAEAHGYMDAKAIRETLKWKMKEMAEIRGIEIGEIKYRIEVLRVPMDHYGCVLAALIFCPTTMNY, from the coding sequence ATGTTGCCAAAAGAATTCTTCATAACAAGCGGAAAGGCCGTAAGCCCAGTTTCGGAACTAAACGCCTTTGACCAAGCATTAAAAAAGGCTGGAATAGACCAATGCAATCTCGTTCCAGTAAGCTCAATTCTCCCGCCCGGATGTAAAGAAAGAAAATGGAAGAAGATTCCGGCTGGAACAATAACTTTCGGAGTTATAGCGAGAAAAGAAGGGGAAGAAGGAACAACAATCGGCGCCGGAATTGCGTGGGCATGGGAAAAGAACGGGAAAATAGGCTTGGTCGCTGAGGCTCATGGATATATGGACGCTAAGGCCATTAGAGAAACTTTGAAGTGGAAAATGAAGGAAATGGCTGAAATCCGAGGAATAGAAATAGGCGAAATAAAATATAGAATTGAAGTTTTGAGGGTTCCAATGGACCATTACGGCTGCGTCCTAGCAGCCCTAATATTCTGCCCAACCACAATGAACTACTAG
- a CDS encoding 50S ribosomal protein L15e produces the protein MAYKYLANAWKVPDASYVEEIMRQRVIQWRKQPTIVRIEKPTRLDRARKLGYKAKQGFVVVRVRVRRGGLRKPRPRAGRRPKRMGVAKYKPAKSLRLIAEERAARKFPNLEVLNSYWVWEDGRHKWFEVIMVDPYHPAIQADKDINWICARVHKGRVFRGLTSAGKKVRGLRYKSPKKRVEYKKKHD, from the coding sequence ATGGCGTATAAGTATCTTGCAAATGCGTGGAAAGTTCCAGACGCATCCTATGTAGAGGAAATTATGCGTCAAAGAGTTATCCAATGGAGAAAGCAGCCGACAATAGTTAGAATAGAAAAGCCAACAAGACTTGACAGAGCTAGAAAACTTGGATACAAGGCGAAACAAGGCTTCGTAGTTGTAAGAGTACGCGTAAGAAGAGGAGGCCTAAGAAAGCCTAGGCCGAGAGCTGGAAGAAGACCTAAAAGAATGGGTGTAGCCAAATACAAACCAGCAAAAAGCCTAAGATTAATCGCCGAAGAGAGAGCAGCCAGAAAATTTCCAAACCTCGAAGTTTTAAACTCCTACTGGGTTTGGGAAGACGGACGCCACAAATGGTTTGAAGTCATTATGGTGGACCCTTATCACCCGGCTATACAAGCTGATAAAGACATAAACTGGATATGTGCAAGAGTTCACAAAGGAAGAGTTTTCAGAGGACTAACAAGCGCCGGGAAAAAGGTTAGAGGATTAAGATATAAATCTCCAAAGAAAAGAGTAGAATACAAAAAGAAACACGATTAA
- a CDS encoding TIGR00289 family protein, with translation MELAALVTGGKDSALALYKAMRKHSIKYLAAMVPQREDSWMFHYPNIHMVDFFAEAAEIPLVKAETAGVKEAEVEDLKNLLAKLDVEGVVSGAVASTYQKTRIDKICQELNLRHIAPLWHEKPEKILNEIIENEFEVIIVGVYALGLNENWLGRKIDTETVKELIKLKEKFGISPVGEGGEYESLVLDAPYFKKKIQILETEKVWKENQGYLMVKKAELIPK, from the coding sequence ATGGAATTAGCGGCGCTGGTAACCGGCGGAAAAGATTCCGCATTGGCATTATATAAGGCAATGAGAAAACATAGCATAAAGTACCTAGCAGCTATGGTGCCTCAACGAGAAGACAGTTGGATGTTCCATTACCCTAACATTCACATGGTTGATTTTTTCGCAGAAGCCGCTGAAATTCCACTTGTTAAAGCTGAAACTGCAGGAGTAAAAGAAGCAGAAGTTGAAGACCTAAAAAATCTACTGGCCAAACTTGACGTGGAAGGGGTGGTCTCAGGAGCCGTAGCCTCAACCTACCAGAAAACAAGGATTGATAAAATATGTCAGGAACTTAATTTAAGGCATATTGCGCCTTTATGGCATGAAAAACCCGAAAAAATACTAAACGAAATCATAGAAAACGAATTTGAAGTTATAATCGTTGGGGTTTATGCCTTAGGCCTTAATGAAAATTGGCTTGGGCGAAAAATTGACACAGAAACCGTGAAAGAGCTTATAAAACTCAAAGAGAAGTTTGGAATATCTCCAGTTGGAGAAGGAGGAGAATACGAGTCGCTTGTACTGGATGCACCGTACTTCAAAAAGAAAATTCAAATTTTAGAAACAGAAAAAGTTTGGAAAGAGAACCAAGGCTACTTAATGGTTAAAAAAGCTGAATTAATTCCAAAGTAA
- a CDS encoding NAD(P)/FAD-dependent oxidoreductase, whose product MEKFDVVIVGAGTAGCMTAKTSAEKGLKVCLIDRKKASEIGKKICGDAIGKHHFDELNLEKPSGEELERKILGVKVYSPDQQTAFTVKGEGLHGYLINRHLFGQRLLKTAVDNGATLLDSTQVLEPIFEKNFVVGVLAKKIDSNEKKRIFGKIVVDASGYSAVLRSKLPPEIGVDTKVDKDEIEVCHREIRELNEEIEESDFCHIYLNQEIAPGGYVWIFPEKNKRVNVGLGVAMKGNFPNPKERLYSHVLNKELFKGSSVIDKGAWFVPTRRPLSSMVGNGIIVVGDAACQVNPIHGGGIGPSMVGGKLAGETAVEALEKGNTSRDGLWQYNVRYMKWYGVKQAGLDIFRIFLQSCKNDEINYGMKYKLITEEDLLRASMGEEARFNITDLTMRIFRGLRRLEFLMKLREVSTMMKKARELYRNYPENPNEIENWRVKVENLFKEAKNKFKF is encoded by the coding sequence ATGGAAAAGTTCGACGTTGTGATAGTTGGCGCTGGAACAGCGGGATGCATGACCGCTAAAACGTCTGCTGAAAAAGGCTTGAAAGTTTGCCTAATTGACCGAAAAAAGGCATCAGAAATTGGAAAGAAGATTTGCGGAGATGCCATAGGTAAGCATCATTTTGACGAATTAAATCTAGAAAAACCCAGCGGAGAGGAGCTTGAAAGAAAAATTTTAGGCGTCAAAGTTTACTCCCCAGATCAACAAACAGCATTTACAGTTAAGGGCGAAGGCCTACATGGATACCTAATTAACCGTCACCTTTTCGGACAGAGACTGCTGAAGACGGCAGTTGACAATGGAGCAACCCTTCTCGATTCTACGCAAGTTTTGGAGCCAATATTTGAAAAAAACTTTGTAGTGGGAGTTTTAGCCAAAAAAATAGATTCAAACGAGAAAAAAAGAATTTTTGGTAAAATAGTAGTTGATGCAAGCGGGTATTCAGCTGTTCTCCGCAGTAAGTTGCCTCCCGAAATTGGAGTTGACACAAAGGTTGACAAAGACGAAATTGAAGTTTGCCATAGGGAAATAAGGGAACTTAACGAAGAAATTGAAGAGTCAGACTTCTGTCACATATATTTGAATCAGGAAATAGCTCCAGGAGGCTACGTCTGGATTTTCCCAGAGAAGAATAAACGTGTAAACGTTGGATTAGGAGTTGCCATGAAAGGTAACTTTCCAAATCCGAAAGAACGATTATACAGTCATGTTTTAAACAAGGAACTATTCAAAGGTTCATCTGTTATCGACAAGGGCGCATGGTTTGTCCCAACTAGGCGGCCGCTTAGTTCCATGGTTGGAAACGGCATAATAGTTGTAGGGGATGCCGCCTGTCAAGTTAATCCCATTCACGGCGGCGGAATAGGACCATCTATGGTCGGCGGAAAACTTGCTGGTGAAACCGCTGTGGAAGCCTTAGAAAAGGGGAATACAAGCAGAGACGGTTTATGGCAGTATAATGTTCGTTATATGAAATGGTACGGCGTTAAACAAGCAGGGTTGGACATTTTTAGGATATTTCTCCAGTCATGCAAAAACGACGAGATAAATTATGGAATGAAATACAAGTTGATAACCGAAGAGGACTTACTTAGAGCAAGCATGGGAGAAGAAGCCCGCTTTAACATTACGGACTTAACAATGCGAATCTTCAGGGGATTAAGGAGACTTGAATTCCTAATGAAACTGCGTGAAGTATCCACTATGATGAAGAAGGCTAGAGAACTTTACAGAAACTACCCTGAAAACCCAAATGAAATAGAAAATTGGAGAGTAAAAGTTGAAAATCTCTTCAAAGAAGCTAAAAACAAGTTTAAGTTTTAA